The following are encoded together in the Bacillus sp. V2I10 genome:
- a CDS encoding iron chelate uptake ABC transporter family permease subunit yields the protein MKKYQSFRLGKNFVSLLLNKKAAIVITTLAVLTVIVLLTSVCIGEVMLNPFQVFRALLGYGEKMDLLVVQSFRMPRILIALLAGICLASAGGILQGLIRNPLASPDIIGFTSGASTAIVGFFALFSDKSNSLTISIHWLPVAAFAGATLIGLIVYFLSWKKGASSFRLVLIGIGMSMLAQSVTTLLMIQGPIYRASEANVWITGSVYGATWEQVRILAPITLVFVLISIVSSRSINILELGDEIATGVGSNVQKNRFLLLLLSTALTGSAVAFAGGIGFVGLIAPHIARRLVGSSFGALLPVAAFIGGLLVMLADLIGRTLFAPLEVPAGVFTAAIGAPYFIYLLYKTRSF from the coding sequence ATGAAAAAATATCAGTCTTTTAGACTCGGAAAAAACTTTGTTTCTTTGCTGCTTAATAAAAAGGCAGCAATTGTTATTACTACCCTTGCCGTTTTGACAGTGATCGTTTTACTCACGAGTGTCTGTATTGGTGAAGTGATGCTAAATCCTTTTCAAGTGTTTAGGGCCTTATTAGGTTATGGGGAGAAAATGGATTTACTTGTAGTTCAATCGTTTAGGATGCCAAGGATATTAATTGCCCTATTAGCAGGAATTTGTCTAGCCAGTGCTGGAGGAATCCTCCAAGGTTTAATTAGAAATCCTCTGGCCTCACCTGATATTATCGGATTTACAAGCGGAGCATCTACCGCGATTGTTGGATTCTTTGCTTTATTCAGTGATAAAAGCAACTCACTGACTATTAGTATTCATTGGCTTCCTGTAGCTGCTTTTGCGGGCGCTACGTTAATTGGTTTAATTGTTTATTTTCTTTCATGGAAAAAGGGTGCATCTTCGTTTCGGCTTGTTTTAATTGGAATCGGAATGAGTATGCTGGCCCAATCTGTAACGACTCTTCTTATGATTCAAGGGCCGATCTATCGCGCTTCTGAAGCAAATGTATGGATTACGGGATCTGTTTATGGAGCGACTTGGGAACAAGTTCGCATTTTAGCACCAATTACGCTGGTTTTTGTTTTAATCAGTATTGTATCCTCACGAAGTATTAACATTCTGGAACTTGGTGACGAGATAGCAACAGGTGTAGGAAGTAATGTTCAAAAAAACCGTTTTTTATTACTTCTTCTTAGTACAGCTTTAACAGGCAGTGCTGTTGCTTTTGCAGGGGGCATAGGATTTGTAGGTTTAATAGCTCCTCACATTGCAAGAAGGTTGGTCGGTTCATCTTTTGGAGCGTTGCTGCCTGTAGCAGCATTTATCGGCGGGTTACTTGTCATGTTGGCAGATTTGATAGGCAGAACGTTATTCGCACCATTGGAAGTTCCAGCTGGTGTATTTACAGCGGCGATTGGAGCACCATACTTTATTTACCTATTGTATAAAACTAGAAGTTTTTAA
- a CDS encoding helix-turn-helix domain-containing protein — protein sequence MNTVSFEAKRKDKIIYDRAVELLQKGKSAMDIHREVGLARNTIFLLKKR from the coding sequence TTGAATACGGTTTCTTTCGAAGCTAAAAGGAAGGATAAAATCATCTATGACCGTGCCGTCGAATTACTTCAGAAAGGCAAGTCCGCGATGGATATTCACCGAGAAGTCGGTCTTGCACGGAATACGATTTTTCTATTAAAAAAGAGATGA
- a CDS encoding sugar kinase, giving the protein MAKKIAAFGEIMMRLQVPGYELLSQAGTLNYSFSGTGVNVASALARFGHTGYLVSALPDNTIGEAALSYLRKLGVAQSFIVRDGKYVGMYFLENGFGARPSRVTYSNRQESSFNTAPEGTYEFEEIARKIDIVHFCGITLAMNDLVRLHMKTFAAAVKENGGTVVFDCNYRPSLWGNDGYEKAKPEYEEMLHLSDLVMMNEKDAMLVLGMETEKEERTEQLMDLIPAVAKKYNISVIAGTHRSINGDNTHSLQGFMFKNQAFTFSKELTFSVYDRIGAGDAYTSGIVHGEAEGFSPEKTVAFAAAAAMLAHTVAGDTPMSPESDILRAMTESVGDVER; this is encoded by the coding sequence ATGGCTAAAAAAATTGCGGCTTTTGGTGAGATCATGATGCGCTTGCAAGTACCGGGATATGAACTCTTGTCACAAGCCGGCACATTAAACTATTCCTTCTCAGGGACAGGCGTGAATGTCGCATCAGCGCTTGCACGTTTTGGGCATACTGGGTATCTTGTATCCGCATTGCCGGATAATACAATTGGTGAAGCTGCCCTTTCGTACCTTCGAAAACTGGGAGTTGCTCAATCATTCATTGTCCGGGATGGGAAATATGTTGGCATGTACTTTTTAGAAAATGGATTCGGAGCGCGGCCGAGCCGCGTAACCTATTCAAATCGTCAGGAAAGCAGCTTCAATACAGCCCCTGAAGGAACGTATGAGTTTGAGGAGATAGCCAGAAAAATCGATATTGTTCATTTTTGCGGTATAACACTTGCGATGAATGATTTGGTCCGCCTTCATATGAAAACGTTCGCAGCAGCGGTCAAAGAAAATGGCGGCACAGTTGTCTTCGATTGCAACTACCGCCCGTCTCTTTGGGGGAATGACGGGTATGAAAAAGCGAAGCCGGAATATGAAGAAATGCTGCATCTGTCAGATCTTGTCATGATGAATGAAAAAGATGCGATGTTGGTTCTTGGTATGGAAACAGAGAAGGAAGAACGGACTGAACAGCTTATGGATCTGATTCCAGCGGTTGCAAAAAAGTACAATATCTCCGTCATAGCGGGTACGCATCGTTCAATCAATGGCGACAATACTCATTCCTTGCAGGGCTTTATGTTTAAGAATCAAGCATTCACCTTTTCAAAAGAACTCACGTTTTCCGTCTATGATAGAATAGGTGCTGGAGATGCCTATACGAGCGGTATCGTACATGGTGAGGCAGAAGGGTTTTCACCGGAAAAAACGGTCGCGTTTGCGGCAGCAGCAGCAATGCTTGCGCATACGGTTGCCGGCGATACCCCGATGTCACCTGAGAGTGATATCCTCCGCGCGATGACGGAATCAGTGGGCGATGTAGAAAGGTAG
- a CDS encoding iron ABC transporter permease gives MLLKSSIAKIFTLFLSVLLLLFGVCASIVYGYTDTSWQMAYEAFTSFDGTNEHVILQSVRLPRAVIAAVVGACLAVAGALMQALTKNPLASPSVFGINAGAGFFVVAAVAIFKNNSLQSFTWIAFLGAAVAAFTVYFVGAVGREGLTPVKLTLAGAAMAALFSSLTQGLLAVNEAALEQVLFWLAGSVQGRKMEMLYAVLPYVTVGLIGSLLLAPKINVLTMGEDIAKGLGQRTGSVKILAALMIILLAGSAVSIAGPIGFIGIVVPHFARYLVGTDHRWILPYSAVLGGILLLSGDIGARYIIMPNEVPVGVMTAFIGTPFFIYLARRGFQKS, from the coding sequence ATATTGTTGAAATCAAGCATTGCTAAGATTTTTACATTATTTTTAAGTGTCCTACTATTATTGTTTGGGGTCTGTGCAAGCATTGTTTATGGATATACAGATACCTCGTGGCAGATGGCCTATGAAGCATTTACATCTTTTGATGGTACAAATGAACATGTTATTTTGCAAAGTGTCCGATTGCCCAGAGCAGTCATTGCGGCAGTTGTAGGAGCATGTCTTGCAGTGGCGGGAGCACTCATGCAAGCGTTAACGAAAAACCCATTAGCTTCACCAAGTGTTTTCGGTATTAATGCGGGTGCTGGTTTTTTTGTTGTCGCGGCAGTTGCTATCTTTAAAAATAATTCATTGCAATCATTTACTTGGATTGCTTTTCTGGGAGCTGCGGTGGCGGCCTTTACCGTCTATTTTGTAGGGGCAGTCGGAAGGGAAGGATTGACACCCGTAAAACTAACATTAGCAGGTGCTGCAATGGCCGCGTTATTTTCATCACTGACACAAGGATTATTAGCAGTGAATGAAGCAGCGCTTGAACAAGTCTTATTCTGGTTAGCAGGATCTGTTCAAGGAAGAAAGATGGAGATGCTGTATGCCGTTCTACCATACGTTACTGTTGGTCTTATCGGGAGCTTGTTATTGGCTCCAAAGATTAACGTATTAACTATGGGAGAGGATATTGCCAAAGGTCTTGGTCAACGAACGGGCAGTGTGAAGATTTTGGCAGCACTAATGATCATTCTTCTTGCAGGAAGTGCCGTTTCTATTGCTGGACCAATCGGTTTTATTGGAATTGTGGTTCCTCACTTTGCCAGATATTTAGTAGGAACAGATCATAGATGGATTTTACCTTATAGTGCCGTTTTAGGCGGAATTTTATTGTTATCTGGAGATATTGGAGCCCGTTATATCATCATGCCTAATGAAGTCCCTGTTGGAGTGATGACAGCCTTTATCGGAACACCATTCTTTATTTACCTCGCACGCAGGGGGTTTCAAAAGTCATGA
- a CDS encoding DUF2243 domain-containing protein, translated as MDPAQSAQREAYSSRNLLSGILFGLGLVAFIDETIFHQLLHWHHFYDKSTTDIGLVSDGLFHAFSWLATIGGLFLFADLRRRNALWIKRWWGGVLSGAGAFQLYDGTVQHKLMGLHQIRYVDHVYIYDWIWNIIAALMLIAGIIFIVRTKKRKAD; from the coding sequence ATGGATCCTGCACAATCGGCTCAAAGGGAGGCATATTCTTCCCGGAATCTGCTTTCAGGCATTTTGTTTGGCCTGGGTCTTGTGGCATTTATTGATGAAACCATTTTTCATCAGCTGCTGCACTGGCATCATTTTTATGATAAATCCACAACGGATATCGGATTAGTCTCGGATGGTCTGTTTCATGCGTTCAGCTGGCTTGCGACAATTGGCGGTTTATTTCTGTTTGCGGATCTAAGACGCCGGAATGCCTTGTGGATCAAGAGGTGGTGGGGCGGTGTCTTGTCTGGGGCCGGGGCTTTTCAATTGTATGACGGCACAGTTCAGCATAAGCTGATGGGGCTTCATCAGATTCGGTACGTGGATCATGTGTACATATATGATTGGATCTGGAATATCATCGCAGCGTTGATGCTGATTGCCGGGATCATTTTCATCGTCCGGACAAAAAAGCGGAAAGCTGATTAG
- a CDS encoding GntR family transcriptional regulator, with translation MDVTVNVSRKKGPLYLQIKKILKDRILHGVYPLEANIPSEPQLENEFAVSKITVRNAINELVLEGYLEKKSGKGTKVIRNTSASKLSKGKRFTEVLVEEGHKIQKQLLQAEIISNQEGSEPYRLFGEHCFRIERLYRLDGVPYIHFTHYLDKRCIKGTDPSDLSVQSLYDLIEEQDISLEKFRDGFAVAIAPSSVAEILRVKEKTSLLKRSRYSYDEMGDVIEYSEGYYNTDMQHYIVNFDR, from the coding sequence GTGGATGTAACAGTGAACGTATCTCGAAAAAAAGGACCCTTATATTTACAAATAAAGAAAATCTTAAAAGATCGGATTTTGCATGGTGTGTATCCTCTTGAAGCAAATATCCCTTCAGAACCGCAATTGGAAAATGAATTCGCGGTCAGCAAAATTACTGTCCGCAATGCGATAAATGAGCTTGTTCTAGAAGGATATCTTGAAAAGAAGAGCGGCAAAGGCACGAAGGTTATCCGAAATACTTCTGCGTCAAAGCTTTCCAAAGGGAAACGTTTTACGGAGGTATTAGTAGAAGAAGGGCATAAAATTCAAAAACAATTGCTTCAAGCTGAAATTATAAGCAATCAAGAGGGATCAGAACCATATCGATTATTCGGGGAGCATTGTTTTAGAATCGAACGGCTTTATCGTCTTGATGGGGTACCCTATATTCATTTCACGCATTATTTAGATAAAAGGTGTATAAAAGGGACTGATCCATCAGATTTAAGCGTGCAATCCTTATATGATTTGATTGAAGAACAAGATATTTCTTTAGAAAAGTTTCGGGATGGGTTTGCTGTTGCCATTGCACCTTCGTCTGTGGCGGAAATATTGCGTGTGAAAGAGAAAACATCTTTATTAAAGAGGTCGCGTTATTCCTATGATGAAATGGGCGATGTGATCGAATACAGTGAAGGTTACTATAACACGGACATGCAGCATTATATAGTTAATTTTGATAGATAG
- a CDS encoding ABC transporter ATP-binding protein, protein MSAIETQALTLSYGETIIIDELDLEIPNGEISVFIGSNGCGKSTLLKSLARLLKPEKGSVLLEGKSIAKQSTKDVAKQLAILPQGPAAPEGLTVLQLIKQGRYPHQNWLKQWSPADEKAVQDALDATDMIEFKERPVDSLSGGQRQRAWIAMTLAQETEIILLDEPTTYLDMAHQIEILDLLFDLNKRKNRTIVMVLHDLNLTCRYAHHIVAIKDKKVFAQGPPEEVINCSLVQNVFHMNCEIITDPLFGTPLCIPHGNGRCILKQQG, encoded by the coding sequence ATGAGCGCAATCGAAACTCAAGCATTAACATTGTCATATGGGGAAACGATTATCATAGATGAACTTGATTTAGAGATACCTAACGGGGAAATAAGTGTTTTTATCGGCAGTAACGGTTGTGGGAAATCTACACTACTTAAATCATTAGCTCGATTATTAAAGCCGGAAAAAGGATCTGTATTGCTTGAAGGGAAATCTATCGCCAAACAGTCGACGAAAGATGTTGCAAAACAGCTGGCGATTTTACCTCAAGGTCCAGCCGCACCGGAAGGCTTGACTGTTTTACAGCTTATAAAGCAAGGCAGATACCCTCATCAAAATTGGTTGAAACAATGGTCTCCTGCCGATGAAAAAGCCGTACAGGATGCTCTTGATGCAACAGATATGATTGAATTTAAAGAAAGACCAGTCGATTCTCTTTCTGGTGGTCAACGTCAAAGAGCGTGGATTGCGATGACTTTAGCTCAGGAGACAGAGATTATTTTACTCGATGAGCCAACGACTTATCTTGACATGGCTCACCAAATTGAAATTCTTGACCTGCTTTTTGATTTGAATAAAAGAAAAAACCGGACAATTGTAATGGTTCTCCATGATTTAAATCTAACTTGTCGATATGCTCATCATATAGTCGCCATTAAAGATAAAAAAGTATTCGCTCAAGGTCCCCCTGAAGAAGTCATTAACTGCTCACTAGTACAAAATGTATTTCATATGAACTGTGAAATAATAACAGACCCACTGTTTGGAACGCCACTTTGTATCCCGCACGGTAATGGCAGATGTATATTAAAGCAGCAGGGATAA
- a CDS encoding GntP family permease, with product MEMYLLMVTFLSIVIVILGVAWWKWHAFISLTVASLFLAIMSGLSMDKIIGAYETGVGSVLGHLVGILALGTILGKLMSDSGAGMQVADFFIRFFGVKRLPWAMLFSGFIIGIPVFFEVGIVILLPLVISIYKTTKQNILLIALPVIAGLSIVHGLVPPHPGAMTAIGIYDADMGKVLIYSLVIALPAAIIAGPLFAKWVHKRVIPEGEPELIRINTASKKLPGTGISFVIILLPVILMILSVVAPYMALPDGAVKFCLFIGSPVMALLIACFAAYYFLGFRQGFDKNLLKKLTDECLLPVGSIILIIGAGGGFKQILIDSGVGTSIAQMSEQASLSPIVLAFMVAGLIRIATGSATVALTTAAGIVSPIIEHMSGVNLELLVIATGAGSLMFSHVNDAGFWLVKEYLGLTVKETFKTWTVLETLLSFIAFGTVLLFDLFV from the coding sequence ATGGAAATGTATCTATTAATGGTTACTTTTTTATCTATTGTGATTGTTATTTTAGGAGTAGCATGGTGGAAATGGCATGCGTTTATTAGTTTAACGGTTGCAAGCTTGTTCTTGGCCATTATGTCTGGATTATCAATGGATAAAATCATTGGAGCTTATGAAACTGGTGTTGGAAGCGTTTTAGGTCACCTAGTTGGGATTTTGGCGCTAGGCACAATTCTAGGAAAGCTGATGTCAGATTCAGGTGCCGGAATGCAAGTAGCAGATTTTTTCATTCGGTTCTTTGGTGTAAAGAGATTGCCGTGGGCAATGCTTTTCTCAGGCTTTATTATTGGAATCCCGGTATTTTTTGAAGTGGGAATTGTGATCTTATTGCCTCTGGTCATTTCAATTTATAAAACTACGAAACAAAACATTTTATTAATCGCACTGCCTGTTATTGCAGGATTATCCATTGTACATGGTCTTGTTCCGCCGCATCCGGGGGCAATGACCGCAATCGGCATCTATGATGCGGATATGGGAAAAGTCCTGATTTATTCTCTTGTTATAGCGCTGCCTGCAGCCATCATTGCAGGACCATTATTTGCGAAATGGGTGCACAAACGCGTGATTCCTGAAGGAGAGCCGGAGCTGATCCGTATTAATACGGCATCAAAAAAATTACCGGGTACAGGAATTTCATTCGTTATCATCTTATTACCTGTAATCTTAATGATTCTGTCGGTTGTTGCGCCTTATATGGCACTGCCTGATGGCGCCGTGAAATTCTGCCTATTCATCGGCAGTCCAGTAATGGCCCTTCTAATTGCTTGTTTTGCAGCCTACTACTTCCTTGGATTTCGCCAAGGTTTCGATAAAAACTTATTGAAGAAGTTAACGGACGAATGCCTGCTTCCGGTTGGTTCAATCATTCTGATCATCGGTGCAGGAGGCGGGTTTAAGCAAATTCTTATTGATAGCGGTGTAGGCACTTCAATTGCTCAAATGTCTGAGCAGGCATCCTTATCTCCCATTGTTTTAGCATTTATGGTAGCAGGATTAATTCGAATTGCGACAGGTTCTGCAACGGTTGCATTAACAACCGCTGCCGGCATCGTTTCACCAATTATTGAGCACATGTCCGGTGTGAACTTGGAATTATTGGTCATTGCGACTGGAGCAGGTTCGCTTATGTTCTCCCATGTAAACGATGCCGGTTTCTGGCTGGTAAAAGAATACCTGGGGTTAACTGTAAAAGAAACCTTTAAAACATGGACTGTATTAGAAACATTGCTGTCATTTATCGCTTTTGGAACGGTATTGCTGTTTGATCTGTTCGTATAA
- a CDS encoding ABC transporter substrate-binding protein: MGVTQVKAKSWLLYFVLLLTFAGFVACGNNNGEKNTESAEGNKESSYTVEHAMGTTEVPENPEKVVILTNEGTEALLAIDVKPVGAVQSWLGDPWYEHISADMKGVENVGLETEPSLEKIASLEPDLIIGNKLRHEKIYNKLEAIAPTVYSETLKGEWKENFEFYAKALNKEEDGQKVIEEYNNRVALLKEKLGDKTNQEVSVVRFLAGQTRIYYTDSFSGVILGELGFKRPSHLEELFSTQPDDQFAFMSENKEIIPEMDGDIMFYFTYADEAAKADAEKWAEDWKKDPLWQNLEVVKADNAHKVSDTIWNTAGGVKAANLMLDDIEKFFLEQ, from the coding sequence ATGGGGGTTACACAAGTGAAAGCTAAGAGTTGGCTTTTATATTTCGTTTTACTGTTAACGTTTGCTGGTTTCGTTGCATGCGGTAATAATAATGGTGAAAAAAATACAGAGTCTGCGGAAGGCAATAAAGAATCATCCTATACTGTTGAACATGCTATGGGTACTACGGAAGTTCCAGAAAATCCTGAGAAAGTTGTCATCTTAACTAATGAAGGAACTGAAGCTCTATTAGCAATCGATGTGAAGCCTGTTGGAGCTGTTCAGTCTTGGTTGGGAGATCCATGGTACGAGCACATTTCAGCTGATATGAAAGGCGTAGAAAATGTAGGACTTGAAACTGAACCAAGCTTAGAAAAAATCGCTTCCCTAGAGCCCGATCTTATCATCGGTAATAAACTGCGCCACGAAAAAATCTATAACAAATTAGAAGCCATTGCACCAACTGTTTATTCTGAAACACTTAAAGGTGAATGGAAAGAGAACTTCGAATTCTACGCAAAAGCATTAAATAAAGAAGAAGATGGGCAAAAAGTCATTGAAGAGTATAATAACCGTGTAGCTCTGTTAAAAGAAAAACTCGGTGATAAAACAAATCAAGAAGTGTCTGTCGTTCGTTTCTTGGCAGGTCAAACACGTATTTACTACACTGACTCCTTTTCTGGAGTAATCCTAGGAGAATTAGGATTTAAACGCCCTTCACACTTAGAGGAATTATTTTCCACACAACCTGACGATCAATTTGCTTTTATGTCTGAGAACAAAGAAATTATCCCTGAAATGGATGGAGACATTATGTTCTATTTCACTTATGCAGACGAAGCAGCGAAAGCAGATGCTGAAAAGTGGGCAGAAGATTGGAAAAAAGATCCACTATGGCAAAACTTAGAAGTCGTTAAAGCAGACAATGCGCATAAAGTAAGTGATACGATTTGGAATACTGCTGGTGGAGTAAAAGCAGCTAACTTAATGTTAGATGATATTGAAAAATTTTTTTTAGAACAATAA
- a CDS encoding DUF2269 domain-containing protein: protein MKKAGPAGLKWLKIAHILLISLFFGGIMSSLALNYGMSLAVYTDTLSTYKHLVEISDLIVRTGAIGTMLLAFIYGFFTNWGFFRHRWLTVKWVLFILQTLIGIFIIDKLMMTNMVLLEAKGSAALSNAGFIQNHSIRQYAVILQIAITIFIMIISVWKPWKKKKHHKKDAVIN, encoded by the coding sequence ATGAAAAAAGCTGGACCCGCCGGATTGAAATGGCTCAAAATTGCTCACATTCTGCTCATCTCCCTATTCTTTGGCGGAATCATGAGCTCATTAGCGCTGAATTATGGCATGTCACTGGCCGTTTATACAGATACGCTTTCAACGTACAAGCACCTTGTTGAAATCAGCGATTTGATTGTTCGGACCGGTGCCATTGGAACGATGCTTCTTGCATTTATTTATGGTTTTTTTACAAATTGGGGATTTTTCAGGCACCGCTGGCTTACAGTGAAATGGGTTCTTTTCATCCTGCAGACTCTCATTGGAATTTTTATCATCGACAAACTGATGATGACAAACATGGTTCTTCTTGAGGCTAAAGGCAGCGCAGCTTTAAGCAATGCCGGTTTCATTCAGAATCATTCCATCAGACAGTACGCCGTCATTCTTCAGATTGCCATTACCATTTTTATCATGATCATTTCAGTCTGGAAGCCGTGGAAAAAGAAAAAGCATCATAAAAAAGATGCTGTCATCAATTAA
- a CDS encoding antibiotic biosynthesis monooxygenase, translating into MILEAVMLQVKDGMEAEYEEAFLRASEIISSMKGYVSHELQRCMEAKGKYLLLVQWETLEDHTVGFRQSNEYQEWKKQLHHFYDPFPTVEHFEKVNL; encoded by the coding sequence ATGATATTGGAAGCTGTTATGCTGCAAGTTAAGGATGGAATGGAAGCTGAATATGAAGAAGCTTTTCTTAGAGCATCAGAAATTATTTCTTCAATGAAAGGTTACGTATCTCACGAATTACAGCGTTGTATGGAAGCCAAGGGGAAATATTTATTACTGGTGCAATGGGAAACATTAGAAGATCATACAGTTGGATTTAGACAATCAAACGAGTATCAAGAATGGAAAAAGCAATTACATCATTTTTATGATCCCTTCCCGACAGTTGAACATTTTGAGAAGGTTAATCTTTAA
- the lepB gene encoding signal peptidase I → MKENMKKEIWSWTKSLLLAVVLAFICREFLFAPVLVEGKSMQPTFEDQNRLIISKTSEIGRFDKVVFHSPEPGKDYIKRVIGLPGDTVEMNQDTLYINGKKYDEPYLAASKQKLPEGELLTEDFQEIVPEDAYFVMGDNRRQSRDSREIGAVSAKEMIGEVKLRFFPLNKAGIPE, encoded by the coding sequence ATGAAGGAAAACATGAAAAAGGAAATTTGGAGCTGGACGAAATCGCTCCTGCTTGCCGTCGTTCTTGCTTTTATTTGCAGGGAATTCCTTTTCGCGCCGGTCTTGGTGGAAGGAAAGTCCATGCAGCCGACGTTTGAAGATCAAAACCGGCTGATTATCTCCAAAACGAGCGAAATCGGGCGTTTTGACAAGGTAGTCTTTCACTCGCCGGAGCCAGGAAAAGATTACATCAAGCGTGTCATCGGACTTCCAGGTGATACGGTAGAAATGAATCAGGATACTTTATACATTAACGGAAAGAAATACGATGAACCTTATCTGGCTGCATCCAAGCAGAAACTCCCTGAGGGTGAACTGCTGACTGAAGACTTTCAGGAAATCGTTCCTGAAGACGCCTACTTTGTCATGGGAGATAACCGGAGACAAAGCAGGGACAGCCGTGAGATAGGCGCGGTTTCTGCGAAGGAAATGATTGGTGAAGTAAAGCTGCGGTTTTTCCCATTAAATAAAGCAGGCATACCTGAATAA
- a CDS encoding cytochrome c oxidase assembly protein, translated as MSMHHSHHLIGIGPQLLLALPFVAALVLYGMAVSISNRSRRKWPVSRSVFWFIGIFCAFSAVSGPLANRAHMDFTAHMLGHLLLGMLAPLLMVLAAPMTLFLRTLKVNQARRLTSVLKSLPIRILSDPLTASLLNVGGLWLLYTTDLYPAMHQHSILHIVIHLHVFLAGYLFTVSMIYIDPAPHRTSFAYRMIVLVLAFGGHGILSKFIYAYPPNEVSLEQAEASGMLMYYGGDVIDIVIIFILCLQWYRAARPRVGELSAN; from the coding sequence ATTAGTATGCATCATTCACATCATTTGATCGGAATCGGACCTCAATTACTATTGGCCCTGCCGTTTGTCGCTGCTTTGGTTTTGTACGGTATGGCTGTATCGATCTCTAACCGCAGCCGAAGAAAATGGCCTGTTTCCCGGTCCGTTTTTTGGTTTATTGGGATTTTTTGCGCTTTTTCTGCGGTGAGCGGTCCTTTAGCCAACCGTGCCCACATGGATTTTACCGCGCACATGCTCGGACATTTGCTCCTCGGCATGCTGGCGCCGCTTCTCATGGTGCTTGCCGCACCAATGACTCTCTTCCTGCGAACCTTGAAGGTGAATCAGGCAAGAAGGCTCACTAGTGTTCTGAAAAGCTTGCCAATACGGATATTAAGTGATCCTCTCACTGCTTCCTTGCTGAATGTGGGAGGACTTTGGCTCCTTTATACGACGGATTTATACCCGGCCATGCATCAGCATTCCATTCTCCATATCGTTATACATCTTCATGTTTTCTTAGCGGGGTATTTGTTCACCGTCTCTATGATTTATATTGATCCTGCACCGCATAGGACGAGCTTTGCTTATCGTATGATTGTGCTGGTGCTGGCGTTCGGAGGCCACGGAATTTTGTCTAAGTTCATTTATGCTTATCCGCCAAATGAAGTGTCCCTTGAGCAGGCCGAGGCTTCTGGAATGCTAATGTACTACGGCGGAGACGTCATAGATATTGTGATTATTTTCATTCTCTGCCTTCAATGGTACCGTGCTGCCCGTCCGCGTGTTGGGGAGCTATCCGCAAATTAG
- a CDS encoding spore coat protein — protein MRAALRQQLKAAVETHERISHYMVSKGYYHPYDLSEQIKVDLETSKTARNLE, from the coding sequence TTGAGAGCTGCCTTAAGACAACAATTAAAAGCTGCTGTAGAAACACATGAAAGAATCTCTCACTATATGGTTTCAAAGGGGTATTATCATCCTTATGATTTAAGCGAACAAATAAAGGTTGACCTTGAAACCTCAAAGACAGCAAGAAACCTTGAATAG